The Deltaproteobacteria bacterium genome has a segment encoding these proteins:
- a CDS encoding arginyltransferase codes for MSTMILYRELHLDHIESCPYLQERAVRHANFLASELSPVEISVLLAQGWRKFGIHFFRPACPDCMDCTPLRIHVPSFDPSKSQRRVARKNRDMTVRFLPSRYQPEYYNLFQTHSRSRFGQDTDIDHFLHLFHAPSCPGLVSEFRLGERLVGLGYLDWGRDCLSSVYFVFDPAFSDRSPGIFGVLAEIEHARALRLDWYYLGYFVPGCPTMAYKDRFNPRQYLDWNTGIWVPAQTSVPNASTPNKRF; via the coding sequence ATGTCGACCATGATCCTCTACCGCGAACTCCACCTGGACCACATCGAGTCCTGTCCCTATCTCCAGGAGCGGGCAGTCCGGCATGCCAACTTTCTGGCCTCGGAGCTCAGCCCGGTTGAAATCTCTGTTCTCCTGGCCCAGGGCTGGCGGAAATTCGGCATTCACTTCTTCCGTCCGGCCTGCCCAGACTGCATGGACTGCACCCCCCTGCGGATTCACGTTCCTTCCTTTGACCCGTCCAAGAGCCAACGCCGGGTGGCCCGAAAAAATCGCGACATGACTGTGCGCTTTCTTCCATCCCGCTACCAGCCCGAGTACTACAATCTCTTCCAGACTCATTCCCGGAGTCGCTTCGGCCAGGACACGGACATCGACCACTTTCTCCATCTCTTCCACGCCCCGTCCTGCCCCGGCCTCGTCTCCGAATTCCGCCTTGGTGAACGTCTGGTCGGACTCGGCTACCTGGACTGGGGCCGGGACTGCCTAAGCAGCGTGTACTTCGTCTTCGATCCGGCCTTCTCCGACCGCAGCCCGGGCATCTTCGGGGTCCTGGCCGAAATCGAACACGCCCGCGCTCTGAGGCTGGATTGGTACTATCTGGGCTATTTCGTTCCCGGCTGCCCGACAATGGCCTACAAGGATCGATTCAATCCCCGCCAATATCTCGACTGGAACACCGGCATCTGGGTGCCTGCCCAGACCTCCGTGCCAAACGCCTCCACCCCGAACAAGAGGTTTTGA